The Spirosoma foliorum genome has a window encoding:
- a CDS encoding sce7725 family protein — translation MYFPYLRGRQNELLALNQLSSVLSGTLKVLPIIEPVKAQNYNAFRSLARNKVPFVLIVNPTVGDLQGASGQAVIENKLINGSLSGSTSYYLGIIITANTSLAQIDYFLRTYPDHPKVIIHKAIYSDTIGLLSLLSGYKNIEYQVFIDNRTSTAYQNKFISYQRILLKDGFVKSASNATYEDSDLFCDIHTTYSSLGFQGFGDFLTIGDEFKEGGMSPFVVAIHLTYLDGDVYVGHFLSDATSKSRADTAGKFSEALSNLISFVNHNGMAAQTLGIQEFEDLHIRGHYPGLGQVKKASMKHHIEFIMNLI, via the coding sequence ATGTACTTTCCTTATCTACGTGGTCGCCAAAACGAACTTTTGGCTTTGAATCAATTGTCCAGTGTTCTATCTGGTACTCTGAAAGTTCTCCCAATTATTGAGCCCGTTAAAGCTCAGAATTATAATGCTTTTAGATCACTCGCAAGAAACAAGGTTCCATTCGTTTTAATAGTAAATCCAACGGTTGGAGATCTGCAAGGTGCAAGTGGCCAAGCTGTTATAGAGAATAAACTAATTAATGGCTCATTGAGCGGATCTACTAGTTATTATCTTGGAATTATTATTACGGCTAATACATCTTTAGCACAGATAGACTATTTTTTACGGACATATCCAGATCATCCAAAAGTAATTATCCATAAGGCAATTTACAGTGACACAATTGGCTTGCTAAGTCTATTATCCGGGTATAAAAATATTGAATACCAAGTATTCATTGACAATAGGACTAGTACTGCTTATCAAAATAAGTTTATCTCATATCAAAGAATTCTGTTAAAAGATGGTTTTGTAAAATCTGCTAGCAACGCCACATATGAAGACAGTGACTTATTTTGTGACATCCATACTACTTATAGTAGTTTAGGATTTCAGGGATTTGGAGACTTTCTGACTATAGGCGATGAATTCAAAGAAGGAGGTATGTCGCCCTTTGTAGTCGCAATACATTTGACCTATCTCGATGGCGATGTTTATGTAGGACATTTTTTGTCTGATGCAACATCAAAATCACGTGCAGATACTGCGGGAAAATTTAGTGAAGCATTAAGTAATTTGATAAGTTTTGTTAATCACAACGGAATGGCTGCTCAGACTCTAGGAATTCAAGAATTTGAGGATCTGCATATCAGAGGCCACTACCCTGGTCTAGGACAAGTAAAAAAAGCATCGATGAAACACCATATTGAGTTCATTATGAACTTGATATAG
- a CDS encoding terminase large subunit domain-containing protein yields MKSENETLGTDHVEVEVNEKQAIFLEAVCTNRYKMAGMIGGRGSGKSITLSDFLLLASDELPKAKCGWGVPTIKKAKSKLTSGLKAGWKRHGITEYDFKTGNGLMVMWREPPAHFDRPHESPDIWENCISFPNGFVIEFESFKMAAAENRGSNYDLYVIDEGLNFKKEWLKVVVPTLRANEGKYDSTFHQMLAVFSSPPWDIGGQWMYEIEELAKSEPEKYFFLEVKTRDNLAFLPKDYLETLKKSLTKLEYEVEVEGKRLSKMPHNFYPSFQHHIHVIKEESDEHETRATWQDELLYNTTTGLEISLDFNAHFTSCTIWQSDIVQARLIDNLYCKEPAVDANGVAMTMAQTLATLIATEYADHKKKVAVLTGDRNGRNKSAGSTKSMFEQVAEILELSGWHVSTAPLNYNPPHIEKFKDINNVFAERNEQLIRVRIDGIRCKATVISMDNSPLNIDYTKSKASESSNIDQERATHLSDTVDYYIFWKLKGGADQIRN; encoded by the coding sequence ATGAAATCGGAGAATGAAACGCTGGGCACTGACCATGTCGAAGTGGAAGTAAACGAAAAACAAGCCATTTTCCTGGAGGCTGTTTGTACCAATCGCTATAAAATGGCGGGGATGATTGGCGGGCGGGGCTCTGGCAAGTCCATTACGCTCTCCGATTTTCTGTTATTGGCATCGGATGAATTACCCAAAGCCAAATGTGGTTGGGGCGTTCCAACCATCAAAAAAGCCAAGAGTAAATTAACCTCCGGTTTAAAAGCGGGCTGGAAACGACACGGCATTACGGAGTATGATTTTAAAACGGGCAACGGGTTAATGGTAATGTGGCGGGAGCCACCTGCTCATTTTGACCGACCCCACGAATCGCCCGACATCTGGGAAAACTGCATTAGTTTCCCGAACGGCTTTGTCATTGAATTTGAGAGCTTTAAAATGGCCGCTGCCGAAAACCGGGGATCTAACTATGATTTATACGTCATTGACGAAGGGTTGAATTTTAAAAAAGAGTGGCTCAAAGTAGTCGTACCGACCTTACGAGCTAATGAGGGCAAGTACGATTCGACGTTCCACCAGATGCTGGCCGTTTTTAGCTCCCCTCCCTGGGATATTGGGGGGCAATGGATGTACGAAATTGAGGAGCTGGCCAAGTCCGAGCCAGAAAAGTACTTTTTCCTGGAAGTTAAGACCCGTGATAATTTGGCGTTTCTACCAAAAGACTATTTAGAGACGCTCAAAAAAAGCCTGACAAAATTGGAGTATGAGGTGGAGGTGGAAGGCAAGCGGCTTTCCAAAATGCCCCATAATTTTTACCCGTCTTTCCAGCATCACATCCACGTAATCAAGGAGGAAAGTGATGAGCACGAAACCAGAGCGACATGGCAAGATGAGCTCCTCTACAATACCACCACTGGCCTGGAAATAAGCCTAGATTTTAACGCTCATTTTACCAGTTGCACCATCTGGCAGAGTGATATAGTGCAGGCCAGGCTGATAGATAACCTATACTGTAAGGAGCCAGCAGTGGATGCCAACGGGGTGGCCATGACAATGGCACAAACCCTGGCCACGCTAATAGCCACTGAATATGCAGACCATAAAAAAAAGGTGGCTGTTTTAACCGGCGATAGAAACGGGCGCAATAAATCGGCAGGCTCTACAAAAAGCATGTTTGAGCAGGTCGCTGAGATTTTGGAGCTCTCTGGATGGCACGTCTCTACAGCACCGCTCAACTACAACCCTCCCCATATAGAGAAGTTTAAAGACATAAACAACGTGTTCGCCGAGCGTAATGAGCAGCTCATTCGGGTACGCATAGACGGGATCAGGTGTAAGGCTACGGTGATCAGTATGGACAACAGCCCACTCAATATCGACTACACTAAGAGTAAGGCAAGTGAGAGCAGCAACATAGACCAGGAGCGAGCTACCCACTTAAGTGATACGGTTGACTATTATATATTTTGGAAATTGAAGGGGGGGGCGGATCAGATCCGAAATTGA
- a CDS encoding nicotinate phosphoribosyltransferase — protein sequence MTNKLYDTSLSLLTDLYQVTMAYGYWKSKTAEKEAVFNLYFRKNPFNGGFTIACGLANVIGYIDHFGFSKKDLRYLRTLKGNDNKPMFEEAFLDYLANLTLTCSIEAIPEGTVVFPNEPLIRVRGPILQCQLLETPLLNLINFESLIATKAARLRLVADTDTLLEFGLRRAQGVDGGMTASRAAYIGGCDATSNVLAGKLYDIPVKGTHAHSWVMSFDDEQQAFDTYAEVLPNNVTLLVDTYDTLQGVRHAIETGRKLEQQGHKLAAIRLDSGDLAYLSIEARKLLDEAGFEKTSIVASNDLDETIITSLKQQGAKIDIWGVGTKLVTAFDQPALGGVYKLAALQNETAEDSASRWSYKMKLSEQAIKVSTPGIQQVRRFRDERGFLADMIFNTEEMSDEKQPATMIDPMDFTKRRRFTVSQQYEDLLVPIFQEGKRVYELPDIHAVRARVQTQLAGLHPGVKRFVNPHTYPVGLEQSLHQLKTELILKLRESASH from the coding sequence ATGACGAATAAGCTTTATGACACGTCGCTGAGCCTACTGACGGACCTGTATCAGGTAACAATGGCTTATGGGTACTGGAAATCGAAAACCGCTGAGAAAGAGGCTGTTTTTAATCTGTACTTCCGAAAGAACCCCTTTAATGGCGGTTTTACGATTGCTTGTGGACTAGCCAATGTGATCGGTTACATCGATCATTTCGGCTTCTCAAAAAAAGATTTACGGTACCTCCGAACCCTAAAAGGGAATGACAATAAGCCGATGTTTGAGGAGGCTTTTCTGGATTATCTGGCCAATTTGACGCTTACCTGTAGTATTGAAGCCATTCCCGAAGGCACCGTTGTGTTCCCGAATGAGCCTTTGATACGGGTGCGAGGGCCTATTTTACAGTGTCAGCTACTTGAAACTCCGCTACTGAACCTCATTAATTTTGAGTCGCTGATTGCTACCAAAGCAGCCCGATTGCGGTTGGTTGCCGATACCGATACGTTGCTGGAGTTTGGACTACGTCGGGCACAGGGCGTCGACGGTGGTATGACGGCGAGCCGGGCCGCTTACATTGGGGGCTGCGATGCTACGTCGAACGTGCTGGCTGGAAAACTTTACGATATTCCCGTGAAGGGAACCCACGCGCATAGTTGGGTTATGTCGTTCGATGATGAGCAACAGGCGTTTGATACGTATGCGGAGGTATTGCCAAATAATGTGACGCTACTGGTCGATACCTACGATACCTTGCAGGGTGTACGCCATGCGATCGAAACCGGGCGAAAACTCGAACAACAGGGCCACAAACTGGCGGCCATACGACTCGATTCGGGCGATTTAGCGTATTTGAGTATCGAAGCCCGAAAGTTGCTGGACGAAGCTGGCTTTGAGAAAACATCGATTGTGGCCAGTAACGATCTCGACGAAACAATCATCACCAGCCTGAAACAGCAGGGCGCAAAAATTGATATCTGGGGCGTAGGTACTAAACTCGTTACCGCCTTCGATCAGCCCGCTCTGGGTGGCGTTTACAAACTGGCTGCGCTTCAGAACGAAACCGCAGAGGATTCCGCCAGCCGATGGTCTTACAAGATGAAGTTATCGGAACAGGCCATTAAAGTGTCGACACCGGGTATTCAGCAGGTGCGTCGGTTTCGGGATGAGCGCGGTTTTCTGGCCGATATGATCTTTAATACGGAGGAAATGAGCGACGAGAAGCAACCGGCTACCATGATTGACCCGATGGATTTTACGAAGCGACGACGGTTTACCGTAAGTCAACAATATGAGGATTTATTAGTGCCCATTTTTCAGGAAGGGAAGCGGGTTTATGAACTACCCGATATCCATGCCGTACGGGCGCGTGTACAAACGCAATTGGCTGGCTTGCATCCAGGCGTAAAGCGGTTCGTTAACCCACATACGTATCCGGTTGGATTGGAACAAAGTCTGCACCAGTTGAAAACAGAGCTTATCCTTAAGCTGCGAGAAAGTGCCTCTCACTAG
- a CDS encoding phage integrase SAM-like domain-containing protein has product MRILFKIRLNKRNPSAKAVIYCRVRIDGITANDFSTFIQVMPESWDAEKQLIKGGSLRARDDNNTLKQIHSDLTKLHLHFQINEEFISAQHLVDIFTKKHQITYTFSQLVDLFEKHVLATYSNEGTRRNYNTRIENIRLFLEEQKWTNLQAERFTLGCADEFVRWARVRGLDNNYIVRHTQVLKNITESAVRSEILKIDKLAAFVLKKKEKVNTDHLTRAQLIHLDRFDWRPELRRIVDLFLFSVYSGLHYEDAQTLTSDEIRTGIDGRKWLFKPRGKYAESEFFAGESVQIVPLSDEALALIEKYGSVELLPKISNSGYNDWLKQIQHMAGIKLNLTVKIARKTFTNVMLNELGVSEESVAAMLGHSSTKHVRYYGKANEERVAREVVYK; this is encoded by the coding sequence ATGAGAATCCTGTTTAAGATCCGCTTAAACAAACGTAACCCATCAGCTAAAGCCGTTATTTATTGTCGTGTAAGAATTGACGGAATTACAGCAAATGACTTTTCTACTTTTATCCAAGTGATGCCCGAAAGCTGGGATGCAGAAAAACAGTTAATTAAAGGTGGTAGCCTTCGCGCCCGTGACGACAATAACACACTTAAACAGATCCACTCCGATTTAACAAAACTCCATCTCCACTTCCAGATTAATGAGGAGTTCATTTCTGCCCAGCACCTGGTCGATATTTTCACGAAAAAACACCAGATCACTTACACCTTTTCTCAATTAGTAGATCTTTTTGAGAAACACGTACTGGCAACCTATTCCAATGAAGGCACCCGCCGAAACTACAACACCCGTATTGAAAATATCAGACTATTTCTGGAGGAACAGAAGTGGACAAATTTGCAGGCTGAACGCTTTACGTTAGGGTGTGCAGATGAGTTTGTGCGTTGGGCTAGAGTTCGAGGCCTGGATAACAATTACATCGTTAGGCATACACAGGTTTTAAAGAACATCACAGAGAGTGCTGTTAGGAGTGAAATCCTTAAAATTGACAAGCTAGCCGCGTTTGTTCTCAAGAAAAAGGAGAAAGTAAACACCGACCATTTAACTCGCGCCCAGCTCATCCACCTGGATAGATTTGACTGGAGGCCAGAACTCCGTAGAATTGTGGATCTGTTCTTATTTTCCGTTTACAGCGGTCTCCATTATGAGGATGCCCAAACTCTTACCTCCGACGAAATACGAACAGGCATAGATGGCCGCAAATGGTTGTTTAAGCCACGTGGTAAATATGCTGAATCGGAGTTCTTTGCTGGTGAGTCTGTCCAGATCGTTCCGCTATCAGATGAAGCGCTGGCACTGATAGAAAAATATGGTAGTGTGGAGCTCTTACCCAAGATCTCGAACTCTGGATACAATGATTGGCTCAAACAGATCCAGCATATGGCAGGAATCAAACTAAATCTTACGGTGAAGATCGCCCGAAAGACGTTTACCAATGTCATGCTAAACGAATTGGGTGTTTCTGAGGAGTCGGTGGCGGCTATGTTGGGCCATAGCAGCACTAAGCATGTTCGCTATTATGGCAAGGCTAATGAGGAACGGGTGGCCAGGGAAGTAGTTTATAAGTAA
- a CDS encoding TIGR03364 family FAD-dependent oxidoreductase, with the protein MTSYDLIIVGAGALGTFHAYHAARAGKRVLLLEKDRYPIGATVRNFGQVVPSGLAGRWFDYGRRSLEIYRAIQQETDLTVRENGTIYIASDADEWTLANELYDRYQQIGYPCELLTKAQCLAKYPSLQPNYVLGGIFFPQEMSVEPEQMIHRLIAYSQQKYTVDYRPGSVVIDCQSTGSEATVTLSNREQFQAGRVLICGGHEVRLLFPDVLAKAGLVVSKLQMLLAEPVAGLNLPGNILTGLTIRRYEAFQECPSYATLSNQLPEHLVELKKWGIHILFKQAVDGSIIVGDSHEYAEATQAEDLGYHTQDFINNLMITEAQRIVTFPLTIRKTWAGFYSQTPDEIFEYDVDKTIRIVTGIGGKGMSSGAGYAEQSIASLWY; encoded by the coding sequence ATGACCTCTTACGATTTAATTATTGTCGGTGCGGGCGCTCTTGGTACGTTTCATGCCTATCATGCTGCTCGGGCCGGGAAACGTGTTTTATTGCTCGAAAAAGATCGGTATCCAATTGGGGCCACCGTGCGTAATTTCGGGCAGGTAGTACCGTCTGGGCTGGCTGGGCGGTGGTTCGATTATGGACGGCGAAGCTTGGAAATCTATCGGGCTATTCAACAGGAAACAGATCTGACGGTTCGGGAAAACGGCACGATTTATATTGCGTCGGATGCCGATGAATGGACCCTGGCTAACGAACTCTACGATCGGTATCAACAGATCGGTTACCCATGTGAATTATTGACCAAAGCGCAGTGTCTGGCAAAATACCCGTCGCTTCAGCCCAACTATGTACTGGGTGGCATTTTCTTTCCACAGGAAATGAGTGTAGAGCCGGAGCAGATGATTCACCGGCTAATTGCCTATAGCCAGCAAAAATACACTGTCGATTATCGGCCTGGTTCGGTTGTGATCGACTGTCAGTCAACGGGTTCTGAAGCTACGGTTACGCTGAGTAATCGGGAGCAGTTTCAGGCTGGGCGAGTGCTTATTTGCGGTGGTCACGAAGTACGATTACTATTTCCTGATGTGCTTGCCAAGGCGGGACTGGTAGTTAGCAAGCTGCAAATGCTGCTGGCAGAGCCCGTCGCGGGTCTAAACCTTCCTGGCAATATCCTGACGGGATTGACCATACGTCGGTATGAAGCCTTTCAGGAATGCCCATCGTATGCTACACTGTCTAACCAACTTCCAGAACATCTGGTCGAACTGAAAAAGTGGGGCATTCATATTCTGTTTAAGCAGGCGGTGGATGGCTCCATTATCGTGGGCGATTCGCACGAATATGCTGAGGCTACTCAGGCCGAAGATTTAGGCTACCATACGCAGGATTTCATTAACAATCTGATGATAACCGAAGCGCAGCGAATTGTTACCTTTCCGCTAACGATTCGAAAAACATGGGCTGGTTTTTACAGCCAGACACCCGACGAGATTTTTGAGTATGATGTCGATAAAACAATCCGAATCGTAACTGGAATTGGTGGAAAAGGTATGAGCTCAGGTGCTGGCTATGCCGAACAGAGCATAGCCAGCTTATGGTATTAA
- a CDS encoding sce7726 family protein — translation MSLTVDSRYNYHLSTLYSSSFVKSYLNNSFSDRLYELLKVSKLLDYFSTDCTLEVILAEIYQHLSIFYRSEYVYKNAVANELLLANHSLYDAKLFTEFIAEQSLLDVLIVNGTTTAYEIKTELDTLDRLPSQLKSYQSMFDKVYVVTCEQNVAKIKKIVDEKIGIQVLNSNNKIDLEREPISNKEDFITDNIFFALRKDEYLRLIKGKYGYIPQVPNTKIFGECLKLFKELSRYEVHDCFVEVLRSRALLKHQIQFIESVSYSLKMLFLERNLSKNDCSNLTHHLQSKPL, via the coding sequence ATGAGTTTAACTGTTGACTCTCGTTATAACTATCATCTTTCTACTCTTTACAGCTCATCCTTCGTAAAGAGCTATCTAAATAATTCTTTTAGTGATAGGTTATATGAATTACTCAAAGTATCAAAATTATTAGATTACTTCTCTACAGATTGTACCCTTGAAGTAATACTAGCCGAAATATATCAACACTTATCCATATTCTATAGATCAGAGTATGTTTATAAGAATGCAGTTGCTAATGAGCTATTATTAGCTAATCATAGTTTATATGATGCAAAGCTATTTACTGAGTTTATAGCTGAACAAAGTTTGCTAGACGTTCTAATTGTAAACGGTACAACAACTGCTTATGAAATAAAAACAGAATTAGATACACTAGATCGTTTACCTAGTCAACTTAAGTCATATCAATCAATGTTCGATAAGGTTTATGTAGTAACCTGTGAGCAAAACGTAGCTAAAATAAAAAAGATTGTTGATGAGAAAATTGGCATACAAGTTTTAAATTCTAACAATAAAATTGACCTAGAAAGAGAGCCTATTTCAAATAAAGAAGATTTTATTACTGATAATATATTTTTCGCACTTCGAAAAGATGAGTATTTAAGGCTTATAAAGGGAAAATACGGGTACATACCCCAAGTTCCAAACACCAAAATATTCGGTGAATGTTTAAAGCTTTTTAAGGAATTAAGTAGATATGAGGTTCATGATTGTTTTGTAGAAGTTCTTAGGAGTAGAGCACTCCTCAAGCACCAAATACAATTTATTGAAAGTGTTAGCTACAGCTTGAAAATGTTATTTTTGGAAAGAAATCTTTCTAAGAATGATTGCTCTAACCTAACGCATCATTTACAATCCAAACCATTATAA
- the rpoN gene encoding RNA polymerase factor sigma-54 — MQKLSLSQSLQQKLSPQQIQFIKLLQIPTAELDTRIEEELEINPALEEGMDEEYDQKDDDSYDDADDYKERDDDLDIDSYIKDEDYAGYKMQGDGNYAEDDRDMPLATSSSLTDSLLQQFGYLNLTEQQRIVGLQLIGSIEADGYIRRSLQAIVNDLAFAQNVFTDIDEIERILHKIQSFDPPGIGARTLQECLILQLQRKDQSDPCIGLAIRIIDEFFDEFSKKHYDKIQRRLNISDDALKRVIDIIIKLNPKPGSVEGESGTAQYLVPDFILTNNGGKLELTLNSKNAPELRISRSFADMLDTYDKSKKQNKNLKETVSFVKQKLDAAKWFIDAIKQRQQTLLRTMNAIVRFQYDFFLTGDESRLRPMILKDIATLIDMDVSTVSRVANSKAVQTEFGIYPLKYFFSEGISTDTGEDVSSREVKNILKDLIDAEPKLHPLSDDKLEKILNDRGYNIARRTVAKYREQLNIPVARLRKQL; from the coding sequence ATGCAGAAGCTAAGCCTATCGCAATCCCTTCAGCAGAAGTTATCTCCGCAGCAGATCCAATTTATTAAACTGCTGCAGATTCCTACTGCTGAATTAGACACACGAATTGAAGAAGAGCTGGAAATTAATCCAGCTTTAGAAGAAGGCATGGATGAAGAGTATGATCAAAAAGATGACGACTCATACGATGATGCTGATGACTATAAAGAACGGGATGATGATCTGGATATAGATAGTTACATTAAGGACGAAGATTATGCCGGGTATAAAATGCAGGGCGATGGCAATTATGCCGAAGATGACCGCGACATGCCGCTGGCCACCAGCTCGAGCCTGACCGACTCACTTCTTCAACAGTTTGGTTATTTAAACCTGACCGAACAACAGCGCATTGTTGGCTTACAACTCATTGGCAGTATTGAAGCCGATGGGTATATCCGGCGCTCGTTGCAGGCCATTGTCAACGACCTCGCCTTTGCCCAAAATGTGTTTACGGATATCGATGAAATTGAACGTATCCTGCACAAAATCCAATCGTTCGATCCGCCGGGCATTGGGGCCCGTACGCTTCAGGAGTGCCTGATTCTGCAACTCCAGCGTAAAGATCAGAGCGATCCCTGCATTGGCTTAGCAATCCGGATTATCGACGAATTCTTCGATGAATTCTCCAAGAAACATTACGACAAGATTCAGCGCCGATTGAATATCAGTGACGATGCCCTCAAGCGGGTCATTGACATTATTATCAAATTGAACCCTAAGCCGGGCTCTGTTGAAGGCGAATCGGGCACAGCCCAATACCTGGTTCCCGATTTCATTCTGACTAACAACGGGGGCAAACTTGAATTAACGCTGAATTCAAAAAATGCCCCAGAGCTGCGTATCAGCCGCTCCTTTGCCGACATGCTCGATACCTACGACAAGAGCAAAAAGCAGAATAAGAATCTGAAAGAAACTGTGTCGTTTGTCAAGCAGAAATTGGACGCGGCCAAGTGGTTCATCGACGCCATCAAGCAACGCCAGCAAACCTTGCTGCGCACCATGAATGCCATTGTCCGTTTCCAGTACGATTTCTTTCTCACTGGCGACGAATCGCGGCTCCGGCCCATGATTTTGAAAGACATTGCAACGCTGATCGACATGGACGTTTCTACCGTATCACGCGTAGCGAACAGTAAAGCCGTCCAGACTGAATTTGGTATTTATCCGCTTAAATATTTCTTCTCGGAGGGGATCTCGACGGATACGGGCGAAGATGTCAGTAGCCGTGAAGTGAAGAATATTTTAAAAGATCTGATCGACGCCGAGCCGAAGCTTCATCCCTTATCGGACGACAAACTCGAAAAAATCCTGAACGATCGGGGTTACAACATTGCCCGCCGAACAGTGGCCAAATACCGGGAACAGCTTAATATCCCCGTAGCTCGGTTGAGGAAACAACTTTAA
- a CDS encoding enoyl-CoA hydratase/isomerase family protein, with product MYENLLYELSDSICRITLNRPQVYNALSPGLIRDITAAIEAAGVDEQVRVVVITGAGDKAFSSGADLKEGVTQAASSGGQLALGDSLRSTYHPMIRAIRNLPKPVIARVNGVAAGAGCSLALACDVIICADDAYFSQIFVNIGLMPDAGSTFFLPRLIGPQRAFELCSTGRRVYGPEAARLGLVGRSVPAAGLDAAVDEIVAYYAVAPTLAIGAMKKVLNQSLYSDLDHQLDQEADSQDQLGRSADAMEGISAFLMKRKANFSGK from the coding sequence ATGTACGAAAACCTTCTTTACGAGTTGTCTGATTCGATTTGCCGAATTACGCTCAATCGTCCACAAGTCTACAATGCCCTTAGTCCGGGGTTGATTCGTGATATCACGGCAGCCATTGAAGCCGCCGGGGTTGACGAACAGGTGCGGGTTGTCGTAATTACAGGTGCAGGAGATAAAGCATTTTCATCGGGTGCCGATCTTAAAGAAGGCGTTACTCAGGCTGCATCATCGGGTGGTCAGCTTGCCCTTGGCGACTCTCTACGGAGTACCTATCACCCTATGATTCGCGCCATTCGAAACCTGCCGAAACCTGTAATCGCCCGTGTCAATGGCGTAGCAGCCGGAGCAGGCTGTTCACTGGCTCTGGCTTGCGACGTGATCATTTGTGCCGACGACGCGTATTTTAGCCAGATATTTGTTAACATTGGTTTGATGCCAGATGCGGGGTCAACATTTTTCCTCCCTCGTCTTATTGGCCCACAACGAGCGTTCGAGCTTTGTAGCACTGGTCGGCGGGTGTATGGCCCGGAAGCGGCCCGATTAGGGCTGGTTGGCCGTTCAGTTCCGGCTGCGGGTTTGGATGCTGCTGTTGATGAAATCGTAGCTTATTATGCCGTTGCCCCTACCCTCGCCATTGGTGCTATGAAAAAAGTTTTGAATCAATCCTTATATTCCGACCTTGACCACCAACTCGACCAGGAGGCTGATAGTCAGGATCAACTGGGTCGTTCGGCTGATGCGATGGAGGGTATTAGTGCCTTTTTGATGAAGCGTAAAGCAAATTTTTCAGGAAAATAG
- a CDS encoding HAD family hydrolase codes for MQPIELVVFDMAGTTVTDHHEVERCFAEAAAETGLFVTDERILAMQGLAKRYVFETLWKEQLGEDNPTIQQQVDVSYASFRRILENHYLTQGATPTDGCLETFAYLHERGIAIALTTGFYRVVTDIILEKLGWLNGLDGRRVGTAESLIQVSIASDEVERGRPYPHMIEQAMDLLGVSNPKAVVNIGDTPSDLLSGRAAGVALNLGVTNGTHSREQLEAYPHDLLINSLRDLPALLDVREVPVV; via the coding sequence ATGCAACCGATTGAATTAGTGGTTTTTGACATGGCGGGCACGACCGTGACCGACCACCACGAGGTAGAACGGTGTTTTGCGGAAGCAGCCGCCGAAACGGGCCTATTTGTTACCGATGAGCGCATTCTGGCGATGCAGGGTCTTGCCAAGCGCTATGTCTTCGAAACGCTCTGGAAAGAGCAACTGGGTGAGGACAACCCGACGATACAGCAGCAGGTGGATGTATCGTATGCCAGTTTCCGCCGGATTCTCGAAAATCACTACCTGACGCAAGGCGCAACACCTACCGATGGCTGTCTGGAAACCTTTGCTTACCTGCATGAACGCGGGATCGCCATTGCGCTGACAACTGGATTTTATCGGGTTGTTACCGATATTATTCTGGAAAAACTCGGCTGGCTCAATGGCCTTGACGGTCGACGGGTAGGTACCGCCGAAAGTCTGATTCAGGTGTCGATTGCCAGCGATGAAGTCGAGCGCGGGCGGCCTTACCCGCACATGATTGAGCAGGCAATGGACTTGCTGGGTGTAAGCAATCCAAAAGCAGTCGTGAATATCGGCGATACACCGTCTGATTTATTATCAGGGCGGGCTGCCGGAGTGGCGCTTAATCTGGGCGTTACCAACGGAACACACTCCCGCGAACAGCTGGAAGCGTACCCTCACGATTTATTGATTAACTCCCTACGCGATTTACCAGCGTTGCTGGATGTGCGCGAGGTTCCTGTTGTATAA